One window from the genome of Kaistella carnis encodes:
- a CDS encoding PAS domain-containing protein — MCVLDADFELKDLNPAFEELFQIEKENVLHQNFLKVLGDKETEMETLSETLATKGKISFTTSTAIDPDTTIVIEWILKQNQNHAEIFCFGRNTTPQTKENPNLKISERRFKKNFQNSIGLMGMHDLKGNILGINQKGLDLLNYSEDEVKGLNLKDFVPKKAWPALKEYLERIAANKEDIGNMLFQSKNDEELIWMYHNILETDEERQPYVVTSALNVTERMAFEKDLMYTTKILAQTDDVAQVGGWELNLKKNTLYWSQSVRNIHKVKPDFIPTFENAVGLYPLESSDKLNRLMDRAIQEGKPYDEELQLLRADGILIWVRVKGLPEFNDGVCTKVFGIIQDIDVAKKTYLELEKKEAMLQSFIKYTPVSIAMFDRTLNYLSVSKSWEKEFYMNNSEIIGKHIFSVSPNIPKERSKIYLDALIGKTYKNENIALQLSDRDELQNYDIEVSPWYLSEGVIGGIIVSARNITDYIKINEDLKKAKEMADIASRAKSEFLANMSHEIRTPLNGVIGFSELLLILF; from the coding sequence ATGTGCGTGCTTGATGCGGATTTCGAGCTAAAAGATCTAAATCCTGCTTTTGAAGAACTATTTCAAATCGAAAAAGAGAATGTTCTTCATCAAAATTTTCTGAAAGTGTTGGGCGACAAGGAAACAGAAATGGAAACGCTGTCGGAAACTCTTGCTACAAAAGGAAAAATATCATTCACCACCTCAACGGCCATTGATCCTGATACTACGATTGTCATTGAATGGATACTAAAGCAAAACCAAAATCATGCTGAAATTTTTTGCTTTGGACGGAACACCACCCCTCAAACTAAAGAAAACCCAAACCTCAAAATCTCTGAAAGAAGGTTTAAAAAAAATTTCCAGAATTCGATTGGATTAATGGGTATGCACGATTTAAAAGGAAATATTTTGGGCATTAACCAAAAAGGTTTGGACTTGCTTAATTATTCTGAAGACGAGGTCAAGGGTTTAAATTTAAAAGATTTTGTTCCCAAAAAAGCGTGGCCCGCTCTCAAGGAGTATTTGGAGCGAATTGCGGCAAACAAGGAAGATATAGGAAACATGCTTTTTCAGAGTAAAAATGATGAAGAGCTAATTTGGATGTATCACAATATACTGGAAACAGATGAAGAGAGACAGCCTTATGTGGTAACCAGCGCTCTCAATGTTACGGAAAGAATGGCTTTCGAGAAAGATTTAATGTACACCACGAAAATACTGGCACAGACCGATGACGTAGCTCAAGTTGGCGGATGGGAATTAAATCTTAAAAAAAACACCCTTTACTGGTCGCAGTCCGTAAGAAATATTCACAAAGTTAAGCCCGATTTTATACCTACGTTTGAAAATGCGGTCGGATTATATCCACTAGAAAGCAGTGATAAACTTAACCGTTTAATGGACAGAGCAATACAGGAAGGAAAACCCTACGATGAAGAACTTCAATTGCTGCGCGCAGATGGTATTTTGATTTGGGTAAGAGTGAAAGGTCTTCCAGAATTTAACGATGGCGTCTGCACCAAAGTTTTTGGAATTATTCAGGATATTGATGTTGCTAAAAAAACTTATCTGGAACTGGAAAAAAAAGAAGCCATGTTGCAGTCATTTATAAAATATACTCCTGTTTCTATCGCCATGTTTGACCGGACACTCAATTATCTATCGGTAAGTAAATCCTGGGAAAAAGAGTTTTATATGAATAATTCTGAAATTATCGGCAAACACATTTTTTCCGTTTCACCAAATATCCCCAAAGAACGATCAAAAATTTATCTGGATGCATTAATAGGTAAAACCTATAAAAATGAAAATATAGCGCTTCAACTTTCTGATCGCGACGAGTTGCAAAATTACGATATTGAAGTGAGTCCGTGGTATCTTTCAGAAGGTGTCATAGGCGGTATTATCGTGTCGGCCAGGAATATTACGGACTATATAAAAATAAATGAAGATCTTAAAAAGGCGAAGGAAATGGCGGATATTGCCAGCCGAGCAAAATCTGAATTTTTAGCGAACATGAGTCATGAAATCAGAACCCCTTTGAATGGTGTCATTGGTTTTTCGGAACTTTTATTAATTCTTTTCTGA
- a CDS encoding ABC transporter ATP-binding protein, which yields MSTNIIEIQNLNFGFDKTKLILKDVSLMVPKGSIYGFLGSNGAGKSTTMRLIMGLFNDDHHSVKVFDTSVSDLYPEGFSRIGSLIDYPAFYDHLSGYDNLKIVCILRNLNEAKIDEILELVGLSEARNIKMKKYSLGMKQRLAIGLALISDPELLVLDEPVNGLDPNGMKEVRELLIKLNQEHGVTVFISSHLLLEIEKMVTHIGIISHGEIKFQGSKEELNELYRFQKTKFSLKNAKSFEALLAENYQVEFKNETDCEIVTSSPHQIAEINKILVNNGAQIYQISPAGGLEEWFMEISKQN from the coding sequence ATGAGTACTAATATAATTGAAATTCAAAATTTGAATTTCGGATTCGATAAAACGAAATTGATATTGAAAGACGTCAGTTTAATGGTTCCGAAAGGTTCCATTTACGGGTTCTTAGGTTCTAATGGTGCCGGGAAATCTACGACAATGCGTTTGATAATGGGACTTTTCAATGATGATCACCATTCTGTGAAAGTATTTGATACTTCAGTTTCAGATTTATATCCAGAAGGTTTTAGTAGAATTGGGTCATTGATTGATTATCCTGCTTTTTACGATCATCTGTCGGGTTACGATAATTTAAAAATAGTCTGTATTCTTCGAAATTTGAACGAAGCTAAAATTGATGAAATATTAGAACTCGTTGGTCTTTCTGAGGCCCGGAATATTAAAATGAAAAAATATTCTTTGGGAATGAAACAACGACTTGCGATTGGTTTAGCTTTAATCAGTGATCCGGAATTGTTGGTTTTAGATGAGCCTGTAAATGGTCTTGATCCCAATGGAATGAAGGAAGTACGTGAACTTTTAATTAAATTGAATCAAGAACATGGTGTTACTGTTTTTATTTCCAGTCACTTGCTTTTAGAAATAGAAAAAATGGTAACGCACATCGGAATTATCTCTCATGGCGAAATTAAATTTCAGGGAAGTAAGGAAGAGCTCAATGAACTGTATCGCTTTCAAAAAACAAAATTCAGTTTAAAAAATGCCAAAAGTTTTGAAGCTCTTTTGGCAGAAAATTATCAGGTAGAATTTAAGAATGAAACAGATTGTGAGATCGTAACAAGTTCGCCGCACCAAATTGCTGAAATCAATAAAATTTTGGTTAATAATGGTGCCCAGATTTATCAGATTTCTCCAGCTGGAGGTTTGGAAGAATGGTTTATGGAAATTTCAAAACAAAATTAA
- a CDS encoding tetratricopeptide repeat protein, which yields MEKFVGFLMMLLLPFVAYSQQNLSADELFVEARKAAFDKKDYPTSIKLAKQALERAPEYTDISVFLGRVYTWNDDLSSARAVFEGLQKRINKSSEKPMTPFKGVLIS from the coding sequence ATGGAAAAGTTCGTTGGTTTTTTAATGATGTTGTTATTGCCGTTTGTGGCGTACAGTCAACAAAATTTGAGTGCTGACGAACTATTTGTGGAAGCGCGCAAGGCTGCTTTCGACAAAAAGGATTATCCAACTTCCATCAAACTTGCCAAGCAAGCATTGGAAAGAGCTCCGGAATATACTGATATCTCTGTTTTTTTAGGACGTGTTTATACCTGGAACGATGATCTCAGTTCAGCACGAGCTGTTTTTGAAGGTCTTCAGAAAAGAATTAATAAAAGTTCCGAAAAACCAATGACACCATTCAAAGGGGTTCTGATTTCATGA
- a CDS encoding ligase-associated DNA damage response exonuclease, producing MKNPTFIRLTDKGIYCIPGKFYIDPWKPVDLAVISHGHGDHARWGMKKYLCHHFTKPILKHRIGPDIEIQTIGYGEELNINGVKVSMFPAGHIIGSAQIRMEYKGYVIVFSGDYKTDDDGLSTPFELVKCNEFITESTFGLPIYHWLKPQEYAKLMQTWVQQNKENGKTSVFIGYSLGKAQRIMKSIEGSGKIFVHRSIGKLNEGMESVGIDLPEYETLDFQESVKHADGEIVILPPALFDSNIIKKIPNRATAICSGWMQVRGSRRWRSADAGFAISDHADWTGLIETVKATEAEKVYVTHGQTAVFSKYLNEIGINAVELKTIFGDEETNEKELIEN from the coding sequence TTGAAAAATCCAACTTTTATACGCCTGACCGACAAAGGAATCTATTGCATTCCGGGAAAGTTCTATATCGATCCATGGAAACCAGTTGATCTTGCTGTGATTTCTCATGGTCACGGGGATCACGCACGTTGGGGAATGAAAAAATACTTGTGTCATCATTTTACCAAACCTATTTTAAAACATAGAATCGGTCCAGACATTGAGATTCAAACCATTGGTTATGGCGAAGAACTCAACATTAATGGAGTAAAAGTTTCGATGTTTCCCGCGGGACATATCATTGGTTCTGCACAGATTAGAATGGAATATAAAGGATATGTGATCGTCTTTTCCGGCGATTACAAAACAGATGACGATGGATTATCAACACCTTTTGAATTGGTAAAATGCAATGAATTTATCACAGAAAGCACATTTGGACTTCCGATATATCATTGGTTAAAGCCTCAGGAATATGCAAAATTAATGCAGACTTGGGTTCAACAGAATAAAGAGAATGGAAAAACATCAGTGTTCATCGGTTACTCTTTAGGAAAAGCCCAAAGAATTATGAAGTCGATCGAAGGAAGTGGAAAAATTTTTGTCCACCGCTCTATCGGGAAACTTAACGAAGGGATGGAATCCGTCGGAATTGATTTACCGGAATATGAAACACTGGATTTTCAGGAAAGTGTAAAACATGCTGATGGAGAAATTGTGATTTTACCGCCGGCTCTGTTTGATTCTAACATTATTAAAAAAATTCCAAATCGTGCGACAGCGATATGTTCCGGCTGGATGCAGGTTCGTGGTTCTCGCCGTTGGCGTTCTGCAGATGCAGGTTTCGCTATTTCCGATCATGCCGACTGGACTGGATTAATCGAGACCGTAAAAGCGACCGAGGCCGAAAAAGTCTACGTGACTCACGGACAAACCGCTGTTTTTTCAAAATATTTAAACGAAATTGGAATCAACGCCGTGGAGTTAAAAACCATTTTTGGCGACGAAGAAACCAATGAAAAAGAATTGATAGAAAACTAA
- a CDS encoding M13 family metallopeptidase, with protein MKRITIAALAFTGVVLLNSCSTTKVTTTETETTVTTDVKPTSMKEEGLNLSYMDTTVRPQDDFFNYVNGNWMKTAEIPADKSSWGSFNALREDVDNSSLEILNKILTDKFAAGSEGQKIQSLYGTFMDWDKRNADGINPIKGDLQKIDNIKTVADLQNYLTSATKTGDNPFYAWRVGADMKNSVMNAVYLGGASLGLGRDYYQKENEANAKTLAEYKNYLAQLFTTIGYKNADQTAQRVVAFEKQLANDMLTNEQNRDANLRYNPKTLPELSKLVTHVNLPKYLVDAGVKTDKVIVSELKYYQNMDSWMNERTLPLIKEYMKARMISSNAGNLDKTLDDLNFNFYSKYLQGQQEQRAMNKRGLGIINGVLGEAFGKLYVDQYFPAEAKQQMETYIDYLKKSFKQHIDENDWMSPETKLKAQDKLAKFSVKIAYPDTWKDYSKLQLTGPAEGGTYYKNLQNITAWQYAKNLEKVGKPVDKTEWGMAPQTVNAYYSGSNNEIVFPAAILQPPFFNFKADPAVNFGGIGAVIGHEIGHGFDDSGSRFDGDGNLNNWWTDADRKNFDAKVGQLAAQYDKYEPVKGSFVNGKFTSGENIGDLGGVAVAYTALQMYLKDHGDPGLISGFTQDQRFFMSWATVWRTKSTEQYMVNQVKTDPHSPGYFRAFAPLVNQDSFYKAFDIKPGDKLYKAPEERIKIW; from the coding sequence ATGAAAAGAATCACCATCGCAGCCCTCGCTTTTACGGGAGTTGTTTTACTGAATTCGTGTTCAACTACTAAAGTTACCACCACCGAAACGGAAACTACAGTAACTACCGATGTAAAACCGACCTCAATGAAAGAAGAAGGTCTCAACCTTTCTTATATGGATACTACCGTTCGTCCACAAGACGATTTCTTTAATTATGTCAACGGAAACTGGATGAAAACTGCCGAGATTCCAGCTGATAAATCAAGTTGGGGAAGCTTTAATGCCTTGCGTGAAGATGTTGATAACTCCTCTTTAGAAATTCTAAATAAAATCTTAACCGATAAGTTTGCAGCCGGTTCCGAAGGTCAGAAAATCCAGAGTTTGTACGGAACTTTTATGGATTGGGATAAGAGAAATGCCGATGGTATCAATCCGATTAAAGGTGATTTGCAAAAAATCGACAATATTAAAACCGTTGCGGATCTCCAGAATTATTTAACTTCTGCAACAAAAACAGGAGATAATCCATTCTATGCGTGGCGTGTAGGAGCCGATATGAAAAACTCCGTGATGAATGCCGTGTACTTAGGCGGAGCTTCTTTAGGTTTAGGGCGTGATTATTACCAAAAAGAGAATGAGGCCAATGCCAAAACTTTAGCAGAATATAAAAATTATCTGGCGCAATTGTTTACGACCATCGGTTATAAAAACGCCGATCAAACTGCACAACGTGTTGTCGCTTTTGAAAAACAACTGGCCAATGATATGTTGACCAACGAACAAAACAGGGATGCGAATCTGCGTTATAATCCTAAAACTTTACCGGAACTTTCAAAGTTGGTGACGCATGTTAATTTACCAAAATATCTTGTCGATGCAGGCGTGAAAACCGATAAAGTCATCGTAAGCGAGCTGAAATATTACCAGAATATGGATTCCTGGATGAACGAAAGAACGCTTCCGTTGATCAAGGAATATATGAAAGCCAGAATGATTTCTTCTAACGCCGGAAATCTGGACAAAACTTTAGATGATCTGAATTTTAATTTCTATTCTAAATATCTTCAGGGTCAGCAGGAACAAAGAGCCATGAACAAAAGAGGTTTGGGCATTATCAATGGTGTTTTAGGCGAAGCTTTCGGAAAATTGTATGTAGATCAATATTTCCCGGCAGAGGCAAAACAGCAGATGGAAACGTATATCGACTATCTAAAAAAATCGTTCAAGCAACATATCGACGAGAATGACTGGATGTCACCCGAAACAAAATTAAAAGCTCAGGATAAACTGGCGAAATTCTCTGTTAAAATTGCCTATCCGGATACCTGGAAAGATTACTCCAAACTGCAGTTAACGGGACCAGCCGAAGGCGGGACTTATTATAAAAACTTACAGAATATCACTGCTTGGCAATACGCGAAGAATCTGGAAAAAGTAGGAAAACCGGTTGATAAAACCGAATGGGGAATGGCACCACAAACAGTAAATGCTTACTACAGTGGTTCTAACAACGAGATCGTTTTCCCGGCCGCAATTCTTCAGCCTCCGTTCTTTAACTTCAAGGCAGATCCTGCTGTTAACTTCGGTGGAATTGGAGCCGTAATAGGTCACGAAATCGGTCACGGATTTGATGATTCAGGTTCAAGATTCGATGGTGATGGAAACCTAAACAACTGGTGGACAGATGCTGACCGTAAAAACTTCGACGCGAAAGTGGGACAACTTGCCGCTCAGTACGATAAATACGAACCGGTAAAAGGAAGTTTCGTTAACGGTAAATTTACGAGCGGAGAAAATATTGGTGATTTAGGTGGAGTAGCGGTTGCTTACACTGCGCTTCAAATGTATCTGAAAGATCATGGTGATCCGGGATTAATCAGTGGTTTCACTCAGGATCAAAGATTCTTTATGAGTTGGGCTACAGTTTGGAGAACCAAATCTACAGAGCAGTACATGGTGAATCAAGTGAAAACCGATCCGCATTCCCCAGGTTATTTCCGGGCATTTGCTCCTTTGGTGAATCAGGATTCATTCTATAAAGCTTTCGACATTAAACCTGGTGATAAATTATACAAAGCACCGGAAGAAAGAATCAAAATTTGGTAA
- a CDS encoding head GIN domain-containing protein — translation MKKIAVGLMLGLIQLSYAQFSRNVGEFSSLKVYDKITVTLVPGNENKVESSSPDADVETVNKNGELKIRMTPAKILQGNQVSVKVYYQNLNDLQASQGSSISSNKTLQTKMLTLTSNEGSKIKLEIDTGKLNAKTNSGGEIVLTGSADYQDIVVNSGGKFNGQNLESLTATISANAGGIAEVFASESVNATTRAGGLIDVYGDPEDRKFKNVIGGKINFK, via the coding sequence ATGAAAAAAATAGCAGTTGGATTAATGTTGGGTCTTATCCAACTTTCTTATGCTCAGTTCAGTAGGAACGTGGGTGAGTTTTCTTCCTTAAAAGTGTATGATAAAATTACGGTTACACTTGTTCCAGGTAATGAAAATAAAGTTGAAAGTTCCAGTCCCGATGCTGATGTAGAAACGGTAAATAAAAATGGCGAGTTAAAAATAAGAATGACACCGGCTAAAATATTACAGGGAAATCAGGTTTCGGTAAAAGTGTATTATCAGAATTTAAATGATCTTCAGGCGAGCCAAGGTTCATCAATCAGTTCGAACAAAACTTTGCAAACGAAGATGTTAACTTTAACTTCTAATGAAGGGTCTAAAATTAAACTGGAAATTGATACGGGAAAACTGAATGCGAAAACCAATTCAGGCGGTGAGATTGTCCTCACGGGAAGTGCAGATTATCAAGATATTGTAGTGAACTCCGGTGGTAAATTTAATGGTCAGAATTTAGAATCACTAACGGCAACCATTTCGGCAAATGCCGGCGGAATAGCGGAAGTATTTGCATCTGAATCTGTAAATGCTACGACCAGAGCAGGCGGCCTTATTGATGTTTATGGTGATCCCGAAGACCGAAAGTTTAAAAATGTCATCGGCGGAAAAATTAATTTTAAATAA
- a CDS encoding GAF domain-containing protein has protein sequence MNTSLLPDNEEQRIQKLKFLDLLHLGKDAELDAFSVGASFIADCPISCISVMAEDSQNIKSSIGFPLDSVKREDTICKYVIASKELLIINDTLLDERSSQNQIILEEEIRFYLGAPLLDEEGYALGTLCVADYRPKRLTLRQITALQKMGEAAAKILTDKKKIFSLTILN, from the coding sequence ATGAATACAAGTCTACTCCCAGATAACGAAGAACAACGTATCCAGAAATTAAAATTTTTGGATTTATTGCATTTGGGTAAGGACGCAGAGTTAGACGCTTTTTCGGTAGGTGCAAGCTTTATCGCAGATTGCCCGATTTCATGTATCTCTGTAATGGCGGAAGATTCGCAAAATATAAAAAGCAGTATTGGCTTTCCATTAGATTCTGTAAAACGGGAAGACACCATCTGCAAGTACGTAATTGCAAGTAAAGAACTGTTGATCATCAATGATACGTTGCTGGACGAACGTTCCTCTCAAAACCAGATTATTTTGGAGGAAGAAATTCGTTTCTATTTAGGGGCTCCACTTTTAGATGAAGAAGGATATGCATTAGGCACATTATGCGTGGCTGATTATCGACCAAAAAGACTAACACTTCGACAAATAACTGCGCTTCAAAAAATGGGCGAAGCTGCAGCAAAAATTTTAACCGATAAGAAAAAAATATTCAGTCTGACTATTTTGAACTGA
- a CDS encoding ATP-dependent DNA ligase, whose amino-acid sequence MKDFAQLINALDSTNKTTAKVEAMVYYLQTAEANDKLWFLALFTGKRPKRPVNTNLLKQWALEITQLPEWLFIESYSSVGDLGETLSLILPNAENEIDKSLTQWMTELIALKDQTDEEKKKYVLESWNGLNHVERFIFNKLIGGSFRIGVSKKLLINALAKFSGVDGNILMHSIMGKWKMEEENFDDLIQGTNINPDESKPYPFCLAYPLEKETQDLGDRKNWLAEFKWDGIRGQFIKRNDEIFIWSRGEELVTEQFPEIVSALKEVEGNFAIDGEILVVKDDKVLNFNELQKRLNRKTIPKKMLEELPVHIFVYDILELEFEDLREKPLSERRLLLENLIKNSPVERIRISEIVHAETWEDLADVRENSRDNNSEGLMLKELNSHYHAGRKKGDWWKWKVSPLTIDAVLIYAQKGSGRRSNYYTDYTFAVKNEDKLVTIAKAYSGLTDKEIMEVSKFVNKNAIEKFGPVRTVKPELVFEIAFEGIGFSSRHKSGVALRFPRIVRWRRDKTVEEIDELEEIKKLIT is encoded by the coding sequence ATGAAAGATTTTGCCCAACTCATCAATGCGCTCGACAGCACGAATAAAACCACTGCGAAAGTAGAGGCAATGGTTTACTACCTGCAAACAGCAGAAGCCAACGATAAGTTGTGGTTTTTGGCTTTGTTTACGGGTAAGCGCCCGAAAAGACCGGTTAATACGAATCTTTTAAAACAATGGGCTTTAGAAATTACGCAACTTCCGGAATGGCTTTTTATTGAATCCTACTCTTCCGTGGGCGATTTGGGTGAGACATTATCACTTATTTTGCCCAATGCTGAAAACGAAATCGATAAATCTTTAACACAATGGATGACGGAACTCATTGCCTTAAAAGATCAAACTGATGAAGAGAAGAAAAAATATGTTCTAGAATCCTGGAATGGTCTGAACCATGTGGAACGTTTCATTTTTAATAAATTAATTGGCGGCAGTTTCCGTATTGGAGTTTCTAAAAAATTATTAATTAATGCTCTTGCTAAATTTTCCGGTGTTGATGGAAATATCCTGATGCATTCCATCATGGGAAAATGGAAAATGGAGGAAGAAAATTTTGATGATTTGATTCAGGGAACCAATATTAATCCCGATGAATCCAAGCCTTATCCGTTTTGTCTGGCTTATCCTTTAGAGAAAGAAACGCAGGATTTAGGCGACCGAAAAAACTGGCTGGCAGAATTTAAATGGGATGGAATCCGTGGACAATTTATTAAACGTAATGATGAAATTTTCATTTGGTCTCGCGGTGAAGAATTAGTAACCGAACAGTTTCCTGAAATAGTTTCTGCTTTAAAAGAGGTAGAAGGAAATTTTGCCATTGATGGAGAAATTCTCGTTGTTAAAGATGATAAAGTTCTTAATTTTAATGAATTACAAAAACGTTTGAACCGAAAAACTATTCCAAAGAAAATGCTGGAAGAACTTCCGGTTCATATTTTTGTTTACGATATTTTAGAACTGGAATTTGAAGATTTGAGAGAAAAACCTTTATCTGAAAGAAGATTGCTTTTAGAAAATTTAATTAAAAATTCTCCCGTTGAAAGAATTAGAATTTCTGAAATCGTTCACGCAGAAACTTGGGAAGATTTAGCCGACGTTCGGGAAAATTCCCGTGACAATAACTCCGAAGGTTTGATGTTGAAAGAACTCAATTCTCACTATCATGCCGGTCGAAAAAAAGGCGATTGGTGGAAATGGAAAGTCAGTCCACTTACGATTGACGCCGTTTTAATTTATGCGCAAAAAGGTTCCGGACGACGTAGTAATTATTACACCGATTATACTTTTGCCGTTAAAAACGAAGATAAATTAGTCACAATTGCAAAAGCATACTCCGGATTGACCGACAAGGAAATCATGGAAGTCAGCAAGTTTGTGAATAAAAATGCCATTGAAAAGTTCGGTCCGGTTCGAACCGTAAAACCTGAACTTGTTTTTGAAATCGCTTTTGAAGGAATTGGTTTTAGCAGCCGACATAAAAGTGGCGTGGCTTTGAGATTCCCCCGAATTGTCCGCTGGCGTCGCGATAAAACTGTAGAAGAAATTGATGAACTCGAAGAAATTAAAAAACTGATCACCTAA
- a CDS encoding M13 family metallopeptidase — protein sequence MKNLNISILAFAGIIALNSCASKVVTAPETTTAPAENVKEIPEKGLDFTTFDKSVRPQDDFYNFVNGSWMKTATIPADKSTWGSFNKLGEDTDNNAMTILNSLLNDKFAAGSEGKKIQDLYGTYMNMDKRNADGLTPIKADLSKIDAIKNLTDLQNYLNAATKNGENPFYAWGIDADLKDSKMNAVYLGNADLGMGRDYYQKVNEKNTEALAEYTKYVASMLEVLGYKNSAATAKNIVAFEKSIAQSYLTNEQIRDATLQYNPKTMTQLSAMVKNVNLPKYLTSVGVNTDRVIVGELKYYENLDKFINTKNIELIKDYMKFHLISSNASYLSQNLDDMKFNFYSKYLRGQQEQRAMNKRGYQVINGVLGEAFGKLYVEKYFPAEAKAQMVELIGYLKKSFASHITNLTWMSPVTKEKALNKLNKFTVKVAYPDKWKDYSKLTINSEAEGGSLYKNLQNVNEWQYQKDLAKIGKPVDRTEWGMSPQTVNAYYNPLNNEIVFPAAILQPPFFNPNADAAINFGGIGAVIGHEMTHGFDDSGAQFDADGNLVDWWTAEDKANFEKATKSLAAQYGTYEPVKGTFVNGEFTNGENIADLGGVNIAYDALQMYLKDKGNPGEISGYTQDQRFFMSWATVWRTLQKEAALVNQIKTDEHSPGLYRAFGPLVNTDAFYKAFDVKPGDKLYKKPEDRIKIW from the coding sequence ATGAAAAATTTAAATATAAGCATCCTGGCATTTGCCGGAATTATTGCGCTCAACTCTTGTGCCTCAAAAGTGGTGACTGCACCCGAAACGACAACGGCGCCTGCGGAAAATGTGAAAGAGATACCGGAGAAAGGATTAGATTTCACCACCTTCGATAAATCGGTTCGTCCGCAAGACGATTTCTACAATTTCGTGAATGGAAGCTGGATGAAGACTGCGACAATTCCTGCCGATAAATCCACTTGGGGATCTTTTAATAAACTGGGCGAGGATACCGATAACAATGCAATGACGATTTTGAATTCTTTGCTGAATGATAAATTCGCCGCCGGAAGTGAAGGTAAGAAAATTCAGGATCTGTACGGAACCTACATGAATATGGATAAGAGAAATGCAGACGGATTAACGCCGATCAAAGCAGATTTATCTAAAATTGATGCCATAAAAAACTTGACCGACCTTCAGAACTATCTTAATGCCGCGACCAAAAACGGAGAGAATCCTTTTTACGCCTGGGGAATAGATGCCGATTTGAAAGATTCTAAAATGAATGCCGTTTATTTAGGAAACGCAGATTTAGGAATGGGTCGTGATTATTACCAGAAAGTAAATGAAAAAAATACAGAAGCACTTGCAGAATATACCAAATATGTAGCCTCGATGCTCGAGGTATTAGGCTATAAAAATTCTGCCGCGACAGCAAAGAATATTGTGGCATTCGAAAAAAGTATTGCTCAAAGTTACCTGACAAATGAGCAGATCCGTGATGCGACCTTGCAGTACAATCCAAAAACGATGACGCAGCTTTCGGCGATGGTTAAAAATGTAAACCTTCCGAAATACTTAACTTCAGTTGGTGTAAATACCGATCGTGTGATCGTTGGAGAGTTGAAATATTACGAAAATCTTGATAAATTCATCAATACGAAGAATATTGAATTGATCAAAGATTACATGAAATTTCACTTAATCTCATCTAACGCCAGTTATCTGTCTCAGAATTTAGATGATATGAAATTTAATTTCTACAGCAAATATTTAAGAGGACAGCAGGAACAAAGAGCCATGAACAAACGCGGCTATCAAGTGATCAACGGCGTTCTTGGGGAAGCTTTCGGAAAACTTTATGTCGAGAAATATTTCCCGGCCGAAGCAAAAGCACAGATGGTCGAATTGATTGGTTATCTGAAGAAAAGTTTCGCATCTCACATCACTAATTTAACATGGATGTCTCCCGTAACGAAAGAAAAAGCCTTAAACAAGCTTAATAAATTCACCGTGAAAGTGGCGTATCCGGATAAATGGAAAGACTACTCAAAATTAACCATCAATTCTGAGGCAGAAGGTGGAAGTCTGTATAAAAATCTTCAGAATGTAAACGAGTGGCAATACCAGAAAGATCTAGCGAAAATCGGAAAACCCGTAGACAGAACCGAATGGGGAATGTCGCCACAAACCGTAAACGCGTATTACAATCCATTAAATAACGAAATCGTATTCCCGGCTGCAATTTTACAACCGCCGTTCTTCAATCCAAATGCCGATGCTGCTATTAATTTTGGTGGAATTGGAGCCGTGATCGGCCACGAAATGACGCATGGTTTTGATGATTCGGGTGCACAGTTTGATGCCGATGGAAACCTTGTAGACTGGTGGACTGCCGAAGACAAAGCCAACTTTGAAAAAGCAACCAAATCCCTTGCTGCACAGTATGGAACCTATGAACCCGTAAAAGGAACTTTCGTAAATGGGGAATTTACCAATGGGGAAAATATCGCGGATTTAGGCGGTGTTAATATCGCTTATGATGCGCTTCAAATGTATTTGAAAGACAAAGGAAACCCGGGAGAAATTAGTGGCTATACACAAGATCAAAGATTCTTTATGAGTTGGGCAACCGTTTGGAGAACTCTTCAAAAAGAAGCCGCTTTGGTCAATCAAATTAAAACAGATGAGCACTCACCGGGGCTTTACCGCGCCTTTGGTCCTCTCGTAAATACCGATGCTTTTTACAAAGCTTTCGATGTGAAACCCGGAGATAAATTATATAAAAAACCCGAAGACCGAATTAAGATCTGGTAA